The following nucleotide sequence is from Vitis vinifera cultivar Pinot Noir 40024 chromosome 14, ASM3070453v1.
GGGGTGATATCAACAAGATGCCAATGCCAAATCCCGACTGATTGGTGGTTCCATCAAAGTACAAGTGCCATCCTGCAATACTAGCAACTGAAACAAACTGCTCATAAGGAAAATCGTCATCAATTGATCTGTCATCGGATACCAGTAATGAAGCTAAGTGATCTGCGACAATGCTACCTTTCACTGATTTCTGCGTGACGTACTAAATATCAAACTTTGTCAatagtaccaaccatctcatgagcctaCCAATCAGAACAGGCCTGTTGAACAGATATCTCAACGGATCCAATCGCGAGACCAAGCGTATGGGGTACTCTATCACGTAGTACCTTAGTCTCTTGGTGGCCCAAACCAGTGCCAAGCAGAGACACTCAATCATAATGTATATGCACTCATACTCAAGCATTCTCTTACTCAGGTAGTAAATGGCTCGCTTCTTCCCTAAATCATCAAGTTGAGCTAACATGCACCCTAAGACCATGTATGAAACCGACATATATAGGAGCAGAGGGCGCCTTGGGGTGGGAGGCACTAAAACTGGAGGAGAAAGGAGACATTCCTTAATCTTCTAAAAAGTGTGCtggcaatcatcattccaaattGTATGCTGGTTCTTTCTCAAAAGACGGAAAATAAGCTTGCATATGTCTGTTAATCTAGCAATGAAATGACTAATATACTATAATCTACCTAGAAAGCCTCTTACCTCTCTCTTAGTCCTTGGAGCAGGAATGTCAAGTATGGTTATGATCTTCTCCGAATCAACCTCTATACCACGCTCGTTGACGATATGCCTCAGCAACTTCCCATAAGTTAccccaaaggtgcacttcttgggatttaatctcaatctgaactgtctgatcctctcaaagaatctttTTAAGGCTACTAGGTGATATGCCCTGTCTtaggatttcactatcatgtcatccacgtATACTTTAA
It contains:
- the LOC109123847 gene encoding uncharacterized protein LOC109123847, with amino-acid sequence MVLGCMLAQLDDLGKKRAIYYLSKRMLEYECIYIMIECLCLALVWATKRLRYYVIEYPIRLVSRLDPLRYLFNRPVLIGRLMRWLFVSVASIAGWHLYFDGTTNQSGFGIGILLISPQGDHIPRSVRLAFYDHHRLTNKVVEYKACITGLETALDLGVKQLETHRDSNLVIQ